In Pseudomonadota bacterium, one DNA window encodes the following:
- a CDS encoding glutamate--tRNA ligase translates to MNKVVVTTRFAPSPTGYTHLGNLRTALFNALLARAADGEFLLRSEDTDRDRSAEKYLDALCDDLRWLGLDWDLGPGMEDPAGGRGPFRQSERQAIYQAWFDRLSEQRLAYPCFCSREELEKSRRKQQRANQAPRYAGTCRELDDQEIDERLLADQRPTLRYRVADEGVVEFSDLAKGPQKFELADIGDFIIRRSDGTPAFFFSNALDDSLMGVTHVLRGEDHLANTPRQIVLLRSLGLNVPAYGHLSLIVGDDGKPLSKRKGAASLKDLRAKGYLPAALNNHLFRLGHASDSGELMTLAELAARFDCARLGRAPARHDPVQLDHWQKLAVMKLSDAEVKTWLGAGGDGSFLDGMVPADQEEAFINLVRDNLQRPAEGADWAKILFRDEPMTGGLIAAELSDSGADFFATAVRSWGNGHDSFGDFSRELSEKTGRKGKKLFQPLRLALTGELHGPELEKIAALMGKDRVERRLREAAERC, encoded by the coding sequence ATGAATAAAGTCGTCGTCACAACCCGTTTCGCACCGAGTCCGACCGGTTATACGCATCTTGGCAATTTGCGTACCGCGTTGTTCAACGCGCTGCTCGCGCGGGCCGCGGACGGTGAGTTTCTGTTGCGTTCGGAAGATACCGATCGCGACCGCAGCGCCGAAAAATATCTCGATGCGCTGTGCGATGACCTGCGCTGGCTGGGGCTGGACTGGGACCTCGGACCGGGCATGGAAGATCCCGCCGGCGGGCGCGGTCCGTTTCGCCAGTCCGAGCGACAGGCCATCTACCAGGCCTGGTTTGACAGGCTCAGCGAGCAGCGGCTGGCCTATCCGTGTTTTTGCAGCCGTGAGGAGCTGGAAAAATCGCGCAGAAAGCAGCAGCGCGCGAACCAGGCGCCACGCTATGCGGGCACTTGTCGCGAGCTCGATGACCAAGAAATCGACGAACGATTGCTCGCCGATCAGCGGCCGACCCTGCGCTATCGGGTCGCCGATGAAGGGGTCGTCGAATTTTCCGACCTGGCGAAAGGGCCGCAGAAATTCGAGTTGGCGGATATTGGCGATTTCATTATTCGTCGCTCGGATGGTACCCCGGCATTTTTTTTCAGTAACGCGCTGGATGACTCGCTGATGGGGGTCACCCATGTGCTGCGCGGCGAGGATCACCTGGCCAATACGCCGCGGCAGATCGTCTTGCTGCGTTCGCTGGGTCTGAATGTACCCGCGTACGGGCATTTGTCGCTGATCGTCGGCGATGACGGCAAACCGCTCTCGAAACGCAAGGGTGCCGCCAGTCTCAAAGACCTCAGGGCGAAGGGTTACCTGCCGGCCGCGCTGAACAATCACCTGTTTCGCCTCGGCCATGCCAGCGACAGCGGCGAGTTGATGACCCTGGCTGAACTGGCCGCGCGTTTCGATTGCGCGCGCCTGGGCCGGGCGCCGGCCCGCCATGACCCAGTCCAGCTCGATCACTGGCAGAAACTGGCGGTGATGAAACTCAGCGACGCGGAAGTCAAAACCTGGCTGGGCGCCGGCGGCGACGGAAGTTTTCTCGACGGCATGGTGCCGGCCGATCAAGAGGAAGCCTTCATCAACCTGGTGCGCGACAACCTGCAGCGCCCGGCGGAGGGCGCCGACTGGGCGAAAATATTGTTTCGGGACGAGCCGATGACCGGGGGACTGATCGCTGCCGAGTTGAGCGATAGCGGTGCCGATTTCTTCGCAACAGCGGTACGCTCGTGGGGCAATGGGCACGATAGCTTTGGCGATTTTTCGCGCGAACTGAGCGAAAAAACCGGCCGCAAGGGCAAAAAGCTGTTCCAGCCCCTGCGCCTGGCGCTGACCGGCGAGCTGCATGGGCCGGAGCTCGAGAAAATCGCCGCGCTGATGGGCAAAGACCGCGTGGAACGGAGACTGCGCGAGGCCGCCGAGAGATGCTGA
- a CDS encoding cysteine--tRNA ligase, with amino-acid sequence MLKIHNSMSGKKEEFVPLEAGKVRMYVCGITVYDYLHLGHVRMLLVFDMVTRWLRASGYQLTYVRNITDIDDKIIARANENGEDIDALTARFIEAMNEDCAALDILPPTHEPRATETMDAIIAMIEALEKRGYAYRGDNGDVYYAVAKFDGYGALSGRNPADLRAGARVEPDPHKRDPLDFVLWKTAKPGEPSWPSPWGDGRPGWHIECSAMATKVLGNVFDIHGGGMDLKFPHHENEIAQSCAATDEDFAKLWMHNGFVRVDNRKMSKSLGNFFTLREIFKSYHADEVRYFLLGPHYRQPVNYSSKELDAARAALGGLYAALAKVDLQESDGEPVLEQSYAQRFADSMNDDFNTPGAMAVLADLKHGLNRSLESGDQALADSLGRELVRLGGILGLLGEEPQAWLRRPAPDAKTSEELNDTEIESLIAKRQQARADKDFPESDRIRDLLAKAGVQLEDGPDGTTWRRM; translated from the coding sequence ATGCTGAAAATACACAACAGCATGAGCGGCAAGAAAGAGGAATTTGTGCCGCTGGAAGCGGGCAAGGTGCGCATGTACGTGTGCGGCATTACCGTTTACGACTACCTGCACTTAGGCCATGTGCGCATGCTGCTGGTGTTCGACATGGTTACGCGCTGGCTGCGCGCCAGCGGCTATCAGCTCACCTATGTTCGCAACATCACCGACATCGACGACAAGATTATCGCCCGCGCCAACGAAAACGGAGAAGACATCGACGCGCTGACGGCACGGTTTATCGAGGCGATGAACGAAGATTGCGCCGCGCTCGATATCCTGCCGCCGACCCATGAGCCGCGGGCGACCGAAACCATGGACGCGATCATCGCGATGATCGAGGCGCTGGAAAAACGCGGTTACGCCTACCGCGGCGACAACGGGGACGTCTATTACGCGGTGGCGAAATTCGACGGCTATGGCGCCTTGTCCGGCCGGAACCCGGCCGACCTGCGGGCCGGCGCGCGCGTCGAACCCGATCCGCACAAACGCGATCCGCTGGACTTCGTGCTGTGGAAAACGGCCAAGCCCGGCGAACCGTCCTGGCCGTCACCGTGGGGCGACGGCCGGCCCGGCTGGCACATAGAGTGCTCGGCGATGGCGACGAAAGTCCTCGGTAATGTATTCGATATCCATGGCGGCGGCATGGATCTGAAATTCCCGCATCATGAGAACGAAATCGCCCAGTCCTGCGCAGCCACCGATGAAGACTTTGCGAAGCTGTGGATGCACAACGGTTTTGTGCGCGTAGACAACCGAAAAATGTCGAAATCGCTGGGCAACTTTTTCACCCTGCGCGAGATATTCAAAAGTTATCACGCCGACGAGGTCCGCTATTTCCTGTTGGGTCCGCATTACCGGCAGCCGGTGAATTACAGCAGCAAGGAACTGGATGCGGCGCGCGCGGCGCTGGGTGGTCTATATGCGGCGCTGGCGAAGGTCGATCTGCAGGAATCCGATGGCGAGCCAGTGCTCGAGCAAAGTTATGCGCAGCGTTTCGCCGATTCCATGAACGACGATTTCAATACCCCGGGGGCAATGGCGGTGCTCGCCGATCTCAAACACGGTCTGAACCGCAGCCTCGAATCCGGCGATCAGGCCCTGGCTGACAGCCTCGGCCGGGAGTTGGTCCGGCTCGGTGGCATACTCGGCCTGCTGGGCGAGGAACCGCAGGCATGGCTGCGACGGCCGGCGCCGGATGCGAAGACCAGCGAGGAATTGAACGATACCGAGATCGAATCGCTAATCGCAAAGCGCCAGCAGGCGCGGGCAGACAAAGATTTTCCCGAGTCCGACAGAATCAGAGATTTGCTGGCCAAGGCCGGCGTGCAGCTCGAAGACGGCCCCGACGGAACGACCTGGCGACGGATGTAG
- a CDS encoding Fic family protein: MARNALRKIVFSLLKNSSAPLSLAQISHRIDGEAPPRTLRRWLSAWVTKGAIERLGTGRATRYRYLVRAEDAARTVTESLGFLNGLDNDLKAELLAQIRDLWTHTSTALEGNTLSLGDTHFILQEGLTISGKPLKDHQEVIGHARAIEILYLCLLGQLTEAIVFALHLAVQTAQVTDTQNPNGAWKVEPNGTYMIGPDGTQLFIEYAMPFSVPALMTEIIDCINGVNLANLTAVTAHRDYAKIHMGIVHIHPFWDGNGRIARLLANIPLLRAGLPPLTIPQDQRRTYIQILANYQIAIGQLNGATGVWPNPSRLMEFSQFCASCYAPTEKLVAAAYEVQRRRDRLIEV; this comes from the coding sequence ATGGCCAGGAACGCCCTCCGCAAAATTGTCTTCTCGCTGCTGAAAAATAGCTCGGCGCCACTTTCCCTGGCTCAAATTTCGCACAGGATCGACGGGGAAGCGCCACCGCGAACGCTGCGCCGCTGGTTGTCCGCATGGGTCACAAAAGGCGCAATTGAACGTCTGGGCACTGGCCGCGCGACCCGATATCGATACCTGGTACGAGCCGAGGATGCCGCCCGCACGGTCACCGAATCACTGGGCTTTCTGAATGGTTTGGATAATGACTTGAAGGCGGAGTTGCTGGCACAGATACGAGATCTTTGGACACACACATCGACTGCCCTCGAAGGCAATACCCTATCGCTGGGCGATACCCACTTTATTCTTCAAGAAGGGCTGACCATTTCGGGCAAGCCGCTCAAAGATCACCAGGAGGTGATCGGCCATGCCAGGGCCATCGAAATACTTTACCTTTGTTTGCTGGGACAGCTCACCGAAGCCATCGTTTTTGCGCTGCACCTGGCGGTGCAAACGGCGCAGGTGACAGACACACAAAATCCGAATGGCGCCTGGAAAGTCGAGCCAAACGGTACCTACATGATCGGACCCGATGGTACTCAGTTATTTATCGAATATGCGATGCCGTTTTCTGTTCCGGCGTTGATGACAGAAATCATTGACTGCATCAATGGCGTGAATCTCGCCAATCTGACAGCGGTTACGGCGCACAGGGACTACGCCAAAATTCATATGGGCATCGTACACATACATCCCTTTTGGGATGGCAATGGTCGAATTGCACGATTGCTGGCAAATATTCCTTTGCTGAGGGCAGGGCTGCCTCCTCTTACAATCCCACAGGATCAAAGGCGTACCTACATTCAGATTCTGGCCAACTATCAAATTGCGATTGGACAACTGAATGGTGCAACTGGCGTCTGGCCGAACCCATCGCGGTTGATGGAATTCAGTCAATTTTGTGCGTCTTGTTACGCACCTACCGAAAAGCTGGTCGCTGCCGCATATGAGGTTCAGCGCAGGCGAGATCGACTAATCGAGGTGTAG